Proteins encoded together in one Urocitellus parryii isolate mUroPar1 chromosome 3, mUroPar1.hap1, whole genome shotgun sequence window:
- the LOC113191828 gene encoding protein DGCR6: MERYASSLEESVDGARQQEKHYQLLSALQSLVKELPSSFQQRLSYTTLSDLALALLDGTVFEIVQGLLEIQHLTEKSLYNQRLRLQNEHRVLRQALRQKHLEAQQACRPHNLPVLQAAQHRELEAVEHRIREEQHAMDRKIVLELDRKVADQQSTLEKAGVAGFYVTTNPQELTLQMNLLELIRKLQQRGCQTGKTAL, translated from the exons ATGGAGCGCTACGCCAGCTCCTTGGAGGAGTCGGTGGACGGGGCCCGACAGCAAGAAAAGCACTACCAACTGCTGTCGGCGCTGCAGAGCCTGGTTAAAGAGCTACCCAG CTCCTTTCAGCAGCGCCTGTCCTATACCACTCTCAGCGACCTAGCCCTGGCGCTCCTTGATGGCACCGTGTTCGAGATTGTGCAGGGGCTACTGGAGATACAGCATCTCACCGAAAAGAGCCTCTACAACCAGCGTCTACGACTACAGAACGAACACCGAG TTCTCAGGCAGGCCCTACGGCAGAAGCACTTAGAAGCCCAGCAAGCCTGCCGGCCCCACAACCTACCTGTGCTCCAGGCAGCTCAGCATCGGGAGCTAGAG GCAGTAGAGCATCGGATCCGGGAGGAACAACATGCAATGGACCGGAAGATTGTCCTGGAGCTGGACCGGAAAGTGGCTGACCAGCAGAGCACACTCGAGAAGGCAGGGGTAGCTGGCTTCTATGTGACTACCAACCCTCAG GAGCTGACACTACAGATGAACCTGTTGGAACTTATCCGGAAGCTGCAACAAAGGGGCTGCCAGACAGGGAAGACAGCCCTGTGA